A section of the Bombus huntii isolate Logan2020A chromosome 5, iyBomHunt1.1, whole genome shotgun sequence genome encodes:
- the LOC126865565 gene encoding myosin heavy chain, muscle isoform X14 produces the protein MPKPKPQEGEDPDPTPYLFVSLEQKRIDQTKPYDAKKACWVPDEKEGYVLGEIKATKGDIVSVTLPGGESKDFKKDQLQQVNPPKYEKAEDMSNLTYLNDASVLHNLKQRYYAKLIYTYSGLFCVAINPYKRFPVYTHRCAKLYRGKRRNEVPPHIFAISDGAYVNMLTNSENQSMLITGESGAGKTENTKKVIAYFATVGASTKKADDTSQKKGSLEDQVVQTNPVLEAFGNAKTVRNDNSSRFGKFIRIHFGPTGKLAGADIETYLLEKARVISQQALERSYHIFYQMMSGSVPGLKDMCLLSDNIYDYVNVSQGKITIPNVDDGEECTLTDQAFDVLGFTQEEKNDIYKITAAVMHMGGMKFKQRGREEQAEADGTEEGERVAKLLGCDCADLYKNLLKPRIKVGNEFVTQGRNKDQVAYSVGAMSKAMFDRLFKWLVKKCNETLDTQQKRQHFIGVLDIAGFEIFDYNGFEQLCINFTNEKLQQFFNHHMFVLEQEEYKKEGIVWQFIDFGMDLAACIELIEKPMGILSILEEESMFPKATDKTFEEKLNNNHLGKSPNFLKPKPPKPGQQAAHFAIGHYAGNVPYNITGWLEKNKDPLNDTVVDQFKKSSNKLLVEIFADHPGQSGDAGGGGGAKGGRGKKGGGFSTVSSSYREQLNNLMTTLRATQPHFVRCIIPNEMKQPGVIDSHLVMHQLTCNGVLEGIRICRKGFPNRMVYPDFKLRYMILAPAAMASESDPKKAAQKCFDEIGLDPENYRIGHTKVFFRAGVLGQMEELRDERLSKIVSWMQAYIRGYLSRKDYKKLQDQRLALVVVQRNLRKYLQIRTWPWWKLWQKVKPLLNVTRIEDELAALEEKARKAQEAFEKEEKLRKELEEQNTKLVSERNALQRQLDGEKGSLSEYMEKSLKLAAQKADIESQLQDLNDRFKEEEDARNNLFQNKKKLEQEVAGLKKDIEDLELNLQKSEQDKATKDHQIRNLNDEIAHQDELINKLNKEKKNQGEVNQKTAEELQAAEDKVNHLNKVKVKLEHTLDELEDSLEREKKSRADVEKAKRKVEGDLKLTQEAVADLERNKKELEQTIQRKDKELSSLTAKLEDEQSLVGKLQKQIKELQARIEELEEEIEAERGSRVKAEKQRSDLARELEELGERLEEAGGATSAQIELNKKREAELSKLRRDLEEANIQHEATLASLRKKHNDAVAEMGEQIDTLNKLKARVEKDKVQYFSELNDMRASVDQLSNEKAAQEKIVKQLQHQLNETQGKLEEVNRTLNDFDAAKKKLSIENSDLLRQLEEAESQVSQLSKIKISLTTQLEDTKRLADEESRERATLLGKFRNLEHDLDNIREQVEEEAEGKADLQRQLSKANAEAQLWRTKYESEGVARAEELEEAKRKLQARLAEAEETIESLNQKVIALEKTKQRLSTEVEDLQIEVDRATAIANAAEKKQKAFDKIIGEWKLKVDDLAAELDASQKECRNYSTELFRLRGAYEEGQEQLEAVRRENKNLADEVKDLLDQIGEGGRNIHEIEKARKRLEAEKDELQAALEEAEAALEQEENKVLRSQLELSQVRQEIDRRIQEKEEEFENTRKNHQRALDSMQASLEAEAKGKAEALRMKKKLEADINELEIALDHANKANAEAQKNIKRYQQQLKDVQTALEEEQRARDEARELLGISERRANALQNELEESRTLLEQADRGRRQAEQELADCHEQLNELGAQNASISAAKRKLEAELQTLHSDLDELLNEAKNSEEKAKKAMVDAARLADELRAEQDHAQTQEKLRKALETQIKELQVRLDEAEANALKGGKKAIQKLEQRVRELENELDGEQRRHADAQKNLRKSERRIKELSFQADEDRKNHERMQDLVDKLQQKIKTYKRQIEEAEEIAALNLAKFRKAQQELEEAEERADLAEQAITKFRTKGRGGSAARGLSPAPHRPAFKPQLDGSAFPPRFDLQPDGEL, from the exons AGCAAGGACTTCAAAAAGGACCAGCTGCAGCAAGTAAATCCACCGAAATATGAAAAAGCCGAGGATATGTCGAATTTAACTTACCTCAACGATGCTTCGGTCCTCCACAATTTGAAACAACGTTATTACGCCAAACTCATCTAC ACGTACTCTGGCCTCTTCTGTGTAGCTATCAATCCCTACAAAAGATTTCCCGTATATACTCATAGATGCGCCAAACTTTATCGAGGCAAAAGACGTAACGAAGTGCCACCGCACATTTTTGCCATTTCTGATGGAGCCTATGTCAATATGCTTACCA ACAGTGAAAATCAATCCATGTTGATTACCGGCGAATCTGGTGCCGGAAAAACTGAGAACACGAAGAAAGTAATCGCGTATTTCGCCACTGTCGGTGCCTCGACTAAGAAAGCCGACGACACTTCCCAGAAGAAAGGTTCCCTGGAAGATCAGGTGGTGCAAACCAATCCTGTCTTGGAAGCGTTCGGTAATGCTAAAACCGTCCGTAATGACAACTCCTCGCGTTTC GGTAAATTCATCCGTATTCACTTTGGCCCCACTGGAAAATTGGCTGGTGCCGATATCGAGACCT ATCTATTGGAGAAAGCTCGTGTCATCTCTCAACAGGCTCTTGAACGTTCTTATCACATCTTCTACCAAATGATGTCAGGCTCGGTCCCCGGTTTGAAGG ACATGTGTCTTTTATCCGACAACATATACGACTATGTCAACGTGTCTCAAGGAAAAATCACAATCCCCAACGTCGACGACGGTGAAGAATGTACTTTGACGGAC CAAGCTTTCGATGTATTGGGCTTCACTcaagaagaaaagaacgaCATTTACAAGATCACCGCTGCTGTCATGCACATGGGTGGTATGAAGTTCAAGCAAAGAGGTCGCGAAGAACAAGCCGAAGCCGACGGAACCGAG GAAGGTGAACGTGTCGCCAAACTGCTTGGTTGCGACTGTGCCGATCTTTACAAGAACTTGTTGAAACCAAGGATCAAGGTCGGTAACGAGTTCGTAACACAAGGTCGTAACAAGGATCAAGTAGCATATTCGGTGGGTGCCATGTCGAAGGCCATGTTCGACAGGCTGTTTAAATGGTTGGTCAAAAAATGTAACGAAACCCTGGACACGCAACAAAAGAGGCAACATTTCATCGGTGTACTGGATATCGCCGGTTTTGAAATCTTCGAC TATAATGGTTTCGAGCAACTGTGTATCAACTTCACCAATGAGAAACTGCAACAATTCTTCAATCATCACATGTTTGTCCTTGAGCAAGAGGAGTATAAGAAAGAGGGTATCGTCTGGCAATTCATTGACTTCGGAATGGACTTGGCTGCCTGTATCGAGCTGATCGAGAAG CCTATGGGTATCCTCTCCATTCTTGAAGAAGAATCTATGTTCCCGAAAGCCACTGACAAGACCTTCGAGGAGAAATTGAACAACAATCACCTTGGCAAGAGTCCTAACTTCTTGAAGCCTAAACCGCCGAAACCAGGCCAGCAAGCAGCTCACTTTGCTATCGGCCATTATGCCGGAAAT GTACCATACAACATCACGGGTTGGCTGGAAAAGAACAAGGACCCGTTGAACGACACTGTTGTGGATCAGTTCAAGAAATCCAGTAATAAACTGCTGGTCGAGATCTTCGCTGACCATCCTGGACAGTCTGGTGATGCCGGTGGCGGCGGCGGTGCGAAAGGTGGACGTGGTAAGAAGGGCGGTGGCTTCTCGACGGTATCATCGTCCTATAGGGAACAATTGAACAACCTGATGACTACTCTGAGAGCTACCCAACCACACTTCGTCCGTTGTATCATCCCCAACGAAATGAAGCAGCCGGGTGTCATAGATTCTCATCTCGTCATGCATCAGTTGACTTGTAACGGTGTACTTGAAGGCATCCGTATTTGTCGTAAAGGATTCCCCAACAGAATGGTCTATCCTGACTTCAAGCTACG TTACATGATCTTAGCGCCGGCCGCGATGGCCTCTGAGTCGGATCCAAAGAAAGCCGCTCAGAAATGTTTCGATGAAATTGGCCTTGATCCGGAAAACTACAGGATTGGTCATACTAAG GTGTTCTTCCGTGCCGGAGTCCTGGGTCAGATGGAAGAACTTCGTGACGAGCGACTTAGCAAAATCGTATCTTGGATGCAAGCCTACATCAGAGGTTACTTGTCCAGAAAAGACTACAAGAAACTGCAAGATCAACGTTTGGCATTGGTCGTCGTACAAAGGAACTTGAGGAAATACTTGCAAATTCGTACTTGGCCATGGTGGAAATTGTGGCAGAAAGTTAAGCCCCTTCTCAACGTTACTCGTATCGAGGACGAGCTTGCC GCGCTCGAGGAGAAAGCGAGAAAAGCTCAGGAAGCCTtcgaaaaggaagagaaactGCGCAAGGAACTCGAAGAGCAGAACACGAAACTTGTCTCCGAAAGGAATGCCTTGCAGCGACAACTGGATGGTGAAAAAGGTTCCCTCTCGGAATATATGGAGAAATCTCTGAAATTGGCCGCTCAGAAAGCCGATATCGAGTCACAACTTCAG GATCTGAATGACAGAttcaaagaagaagaagatgcCAGGAACAATCTCTTCCAAAATAAGAAGAAACTCGAACAAGAAGTGGCAGGTCTAAAGAAAGACATTGAGGACCTCGAGCTTAACCTACAGAAATCAGAGCAAGATAAGGCGACGAAGGACCACCAGATCCGTAATTTGAACGACGAGATCGCTCATCAAGACGAACTGATCAATAAATTgaacaaagagaaaaagaatcaAGGTGAAGTTAATCAGAAAACTGCCGAAGAGCTTCAAGCTGCCGAAGATAAAGTCAATCACTTGAACAAAGTCAAAGTCAAACTCGAGCACACTCTTGACGAACTCGAAGATTCCCTCGAACGTGAAAAGAAATCACG AGCCGACGTAGAGAAAGCTAAACGAAAGGTGGAAGGCGACTTGAAACTTACACAGGAAGCTGTTGCTGACCTCGAGAGAAATAAGAAGGAACTCGAACAAACCATTCAACGTAAGGACAAGGAATTATCGTCTTTGACCGCTAAACTTGAAGACGAGCAGTCGTTAGTAGGCAAATTACAGAAACAAATTAAGGAATTACAAGCCCGTATCGAAGAACTGGAAGAAGAG ATCGAAGCTGAGCGTGGTTCTCGCGTGAAAGCTGAGAAACAGCGCAGTGACTTGGCACGAGAACTCGAGGAACTTGGTGAACGTCTCGAGGAAGCTGGCGGTGCCACCTCTGCTCAAATTGAACTCAACAAGAAGAGAGAAGCCGAACTTAGCAAGCTGCGCAGAGACCTCGAGGAAGCCAACATTCAACACGAAGCCACTCTTGCGAGTTTACGCAAAAAGCACAACGATGCCGTTGCCGAAATGGGAGAACAAATTGATACGCTTAACAAACTCAAGGCCAG AGTTGAAAAGGACAAGGTTCAATACTTCAGCGAATTAAACGACATGCGCGCGTCGGTAGATCAACTAAGCAACGAGAAG GCTGCCCAAGAAAAGATCGTGAAACAATTGCAACACCAATTAAACGAAACCCAAGGAAAACTGGAGGAAGTGAACCGTACTCTGAATGACTTCGATGCTGCGAAGAAGAAACTGTCGATCGAAAACAGTGATCTGCTACGACAATTAGAGGAAGCCGAATCGCAAGTAAGTCAGCTTTCGAAGATCAAGATTTCGCTGACAACGCAGCTCGAAGACACGAAACGATTGGCTGACGAAGAATCGAGAGAACGCGCTACTCTCCTTGGCAAATTCCGTAACTTGGAACACGATTTGGATAACATTCGTGAACAAGTGGAAGAGGAAGCCGAAGGTAAAGCGGATCTTCAGAGGCAACTTAGCAAGGCAAACGCGGAGGCACAATTATGGCGCACGAAATACGAATCTGAGGGCGTTGCGAGAGCGGAAGAACTCGAGGAAGCTAAGAGGAAGCTGCAGGCACGGTTGGCCGAAGCGGAGGAAACCATCGAATCCCTCAACCAAAAGGTTATCGCTCTCGAGAAGACGAAACAGAGATTGTCGACGGAGGTAGAGGACTTACAGATCGAAGTGGATCGCGCGACCGCGATCGCCAACGCCGCCGAAAAGAAACAGAAGGCCTTCGATAAGATTATCGGCGAATGGAAACTCAAAGTGGACGATCTCGCCGCCGAACTCGATGCCAGTCAGAAGGAATGCCGTAATTACAGCACGGAATTGTTCAGGCTCAGAG GTGCGTACGAAGAAGGTCAGGAACAGTTGGAAGCAGTGCGTCGCGAGAACAAGAATCTAGCCGACGAAGTAAAAGACCTCTTGGATCAAATTGGCGAAGGTGGACGCAATATTCACGAGATCGAAAAAGCCAGGAAGCGCCTGGAGGCTGAAAAGGATGAACTTCAAGCTGCTCTGGAAGAAGCAGAGGCCGCTTTGGAACAAGAAGAGAACAAAGTATTGCGCAGTCAACTTGAACTGAGTCAAGTCAGACAAGAAATCGACCGACGTATCCAGGAGAAGGAAGAGGAATTCGAAAATACCAGAAAGAATCACCAACGTGCTCTCGATTCTATGCAGGCATCGCTCGAAGCTGAAGCTAAG GGCAAGGCCGAGGCTTTGCGCATGAAGAAAAAACTGGAAGCAGATATAAACGAATTGGAGATCGCCCTGGATCATGCGAACAAAGCGAATGCCGAAGCTCAAAAGAACATCAAGAGATACCAACAGCAGCTGAAGGATGTCCAGACCGCGCTCGAGGAAGAACAACGAGCTCGCGACGAAGCGAGAGAACTTCTTGGAATTTCGGAACGCCGGGCGAACGCGCTTCAGAACGAACTCGAAGAAAGCCGTACTCTTCTCGAACAAGCGGACCGCGGACGTCGCCAGGCTGAACAAGAATTGGCCGACTGCCACGAGCAACTCAACGAACTAGGTGCTCAGAACGCTTCCATCTCTGCTGCCAAGAGAAAACTCGAGGCTGAGCTGCAAACCCTTCAC tCTGACTTGGACGAATTGTTGAACGAAGCAAAGAACTCTGAGGAGAAAGCAAAGAAAGCCATGGTTGATGCCGCTAGATTAGCCGACGAACTTCGAGCCGAACAAGATCATGCTCAAACGCAAGAGAAGCTTCGCAAAGCACTCGAAACTCAGATCAAGGAACTCCAGGTGCGTCTCGACGAAGCTGAAGCGAATGCCCTGAAAGGTGGTAAGAAGGCAATTCAAAAACTCGAACAACGTGTTCGTGAATTGGAGAACGAACTCGATGGAGAACAGAGGAGACACGCTGACGCTCAGAAGAATCTTCGCAAGTCCGAACGTCGCATCAAGGAACTCAGCTTCCAG GCTGATGAGGACCGCAAGAACCATGAGCGCATGCAAGACCTTGTCGATAAGCTTCAACAGAAGATCAAGACCTACAAGAGGCAGATCGAGGAAGCTGAAGAAATCGCTGCTTTGAATCTCGCGAAATTCCGCAAAGCGCAACAAGAGCTCGAGGAGGCAGAGGAAAGGGCGGACCTGGCTGAACAGGCAATTACCAAGTTCCGTACTAAAGGACGCGGAGGAAGTGCTGCGCGCGGACTGAGCCCAGCG CCACACCGACCTGCGTTCAAACCCCAATTGGATGGTTCCGCATTCCCGCCACGCTTCGACCTGCAGCCCGATGGTGAACTGTAA